In the Candidatus Omnitrophota bacterium genome, one interval contains:
- a CDS encoding class I SAM-dependent methyltransferase — protein sequence MSFDRKSHWENVYTNKTPAEVSWYQLEPAVSLRLIASTGVNRAGKIIDVGGGASVLVDKLLDQGFGDLTVLDVSSKALDYAKKRLGNRAGAVKWIEADIAEFESSEKYDLWHDRAVFHFLTDEDDREKYVQNMKRALNPGGHVIIAAFSIDGPLKCSGLDVERYSPEKINNALGNAFEFVQSVNEGHMTPGGKEQKFTYCYFRKVAD from the coding sequence ATGAGCTTTGATAGAAAAAGTCATTGGGAAAACGTCTATACGAACAAAACACCTGCGGAAGTCAGCTGGTATCAGCTTGAGCCCGCCGTATCTCTTAGGCTTATTGCTTCGACAGGAGTAAACCGTGCAGGCAAAATAATTGATGTCGGCGGCGGGGCATCCGTGCTTGTTGATAAACTGCTGGACCAGGGGTTTGGGGATTTGACAGTTCTTGATGTCTCGTCAAAGGCGCTGGACTATGCCAAAAAAAGATTGGGAAACAGGGCAGGAGCCGTGAAATGGATTGAGGCCGACATTGCAGAATTTGAATCTTCAGAAAAATATGACCTTTGGCATGACCGGGCGGTCTTCCATTTTCTTACTGATGAAGACGACCGGGAAAAATATGTCCAAAATATGAAAAGGGCATTGAATCCCGGCGGACATGTGATTATCGCCGCATTTTCTATTGATGGCCCGCTCAAATGCAGCGGTCTTGATGTCGAACGCTACAGCCCTGAAAAAATAAATAATGCGCTTGGCAATGCGTTTGAATTTGTTCAATCTGTCAATGAGGGGCATATGACGCCCGGGGGGAAAGAACAAAAATTTACGTATTGTTATTTTAGGAAGGTTGCAGATTGA
- the prfB gene encoding peptide chain release factor 2 (programmed frameshift), translating into MQDDIRQIIVELEGKLEQLRGFLDLPKKLEQIKFIQDQMSLPNFWDNSDHANKTLRDLKYLKGCVDPFQKGVRRLADLKELAELSGGDESYGSQILTELADLKTEVAQIEVKAFLAGEFDRNNAIVSINSGAGGTESCDWANMLLRMYARFADIKGFKVSTIDILAGEEAGIKNVTLRMEGEMAYGLLKSEKGVHRLVRISPFDSNKRRHTSFASVDVIPEIEDDIQVDIRPEDLRIDIFRSSGPGGQSVNTTDSAVRITHLASGIVVQCQNERSQLQNRQTAMKVLRARLYEKKSREQEARMAKEYGEKQKIEWGSQIRSYVMHPYTMVKDHRTKAETGNVQKVMDGDIEMFIEAFLTQKPQAGGGDDDLPEKD; encoded by the exons ATGCAAGACGATATTCGACAGATCATTGTGGAGCTGGAAGGGAAGCTTGAGCAGCTCAGGGGGTTTCTT GACCTTCCTAAAAAGCTGGAACAGATCAAATTTATCCAGGACCAGATGTCTCTCCCGAATTTTTGGGACAACAGCGACCACGCCAACAAGACGTTAAGGGACCTCAAATATCTCAAGGGCTGTGTTGACCCGTTCCAGAAGGGCGTCAGGCGGCTCGCGGATCTGAAGGAGCTGGCAGAGCTTTCCGGCGGGGATGAATCCTATGGTTCTCAGATCCTCACGGAGCTGGCGGACCTCAAGACGGAAGTCGCGCAGATCGAGGTCAAGGCGTTCCTGGCCGGCGAGTTCGACCGCAACAACGCGATCGTGAGCATCAACTCCGGCGCCGGCGGGACCGAGTCCTGCGACTGGGCGAACATGCTGTTGAGGATGTATGCCCGCTTCGCGGACATCAAGGGGTTTAAGGTCAGCACCATCGACATTCTGGCCGGCGAAGAAGCGGGGATCAAGAACGTGACCCTGCGGATGGAGGGCGAGATGGCCTACGGGCTTTTGAAGAGCGAGAAGGGCGTGCACCGGCTGGTGCGGATCTCGCCGTTCGACTCCAACAAGCGGCGCCACACCTCGTTCGCCTCGGTGGACGTGATCCCGGAGATCGAGGACGATATCCAGGTGGACATCCGGCCCGAGGACCTGCGGATCGACATTTTCCGTTCGTCCGGCCCGGGCGGGCAGAGCGTCAACACCACGGACTCGGCGGTGCGCATCACGCACCTTGCTTCGGGGATCGTGGTCCAGTGCCAGAACGAGCGCTCTCAGCTGCAGAACCGGCAGACGGCCATGAAGGTCTTGCGCGCGCGCCTTTACGAGAAGAAAAGCCGGGAGCAGGAAGCGCGCATGGCCAAGGAATACGGGGAGAAGCAGAAGATCGAGTGGGGAAGCCAGATCCGTTCGTACGTGATGCACCCCTACACGATGGTGAAGGACCACCGCACCAAGGCAGAGACAGGCAATGTCCAGAAGGTCATGGACGGGGACATCGAGATGTTCATTGAGGCGTTTCTGACCCAAAAGCCCCAGGCGGGCGGCGGGGACGACGACCTCCCGGAAAAGGATTAA
- the lnt gene encoding apolipoprotein N-acyltransferase produces MKAKSSDPVSLPLSVRIKSLLAHLSLALVSAGLMVLAYPKTDAWPLAWFGLVPLLLALDGKRPGAAYGLGWVFGCAFFGGTLYWLMHVTGFGMALLVMFLANYIGLFALGHSLWRKRPLMEKIFLYPALWTALEFIRDRFLSGFGWASLGHSQYLFLPVIQMADITGMFGVSFLVLMANVAIKETLRPSGGRRESRKAGLTLAMILAAVLVYGVFRLNPAKPDPTLRVAIVQPNIPQEMKWQSSAWPVNMEKMKELTLRAAETRPDLIIWPETSYPGYIWDSPALYEDMKQFMAGVKVPLLFGAHTKIGDSYFNSAVLFDSAGQETAQYDKLHLVPFGEYLPLRRAWPFLEEIVPIEDFTAGRKQTVFTIPDGKGQTLSVLICFEDTMARLAREFVNSGARLLVNITNDAWFQDTKAPFMHLQAAVFRTVENRRALVRASNTGVSCFISKTGKIYKYLESNGKKTFVDGVTVADVGFSGGKTFYTKSGDVFTYFCFGVILWGIITGELRRKKPGPGINR; encoded by the coding sequence ATGAAAGCAAAATCGTCCGATCCCGTTTCTCTTCCGTTATCCGTCCGTATCAAATCCCTGTTGGCGCATCTGTCCCTGGCCCTGGTTTCCGCGGGGCTGATGGTCCTGGCCTATCCCAAGACCGATGCCTGGCCCCTGGCCTGGTTCGGCCTTGTCCCGCTTTTGCTCGCGCTCGACGGCAAACGGCCGGGAGCGGCTTACGGGCTCGGCTGGGTCTTCGGCTGCGCGTTTTTCGGCGGGACGTTGTATTGGCTGATGCATGTCACCGGCTTCGGGATGGCCCTGCTGGTGATGTTCCTCGCGAATTATATCGGGCTGTTCGCCCTCGGGCACTCCCTGTGGCGGAAACGCCCGTTGATGGAAAAGATTTTTTTGTATCCGGCCCTGTGGACGGCCCTGGAATTCATCCGCGACCGGTTTTTGAGCGGGTTCGGGTGGGCGAGCCTGGGGCATTCGCAATATCTTTTTCTGCCGGTCATCCAGATGGCCGACATCACGGGGATGTTCGGGGTTTCTTTTCTGGTGCTGATGGCGAATGTTGCGATCAAGGAAACACTCCGTCCCTCCGGCGGCCGGCGGGAATCGCGCAAGGCCGGCCTGACGCTGGCGATGATTTTGGCGGCCGTACTGGTTTACGGGGTGTTTCGCCTCAATCCCGCGAAACCGGACCCGACCCTGCGTGTCGCCATTGTCCAGCCGAACATTCCGCAGGAGATGAAGTGGCAGAGCTCGGCCTGGCCGGTCAACATGGAGAAGATGAAGGAGCTCACGCTCAGGGCCGCGGAAACCCGGCCGGATCTGATCATCTGGCCGGAGACGTCGTATCCGGGGTACATCTGGGATTCGCCCGCGCTGTATGAGGACATGAAGCAATTCATGGCCGGGGTTAAGGTGCCGCTGTTGTTCGGGGCGCATACCAAGATCGGGGATTCGTATTTCAATTCCGCGGTCCTTTTTGATTCCGCCGGGCAGGAAACCGCCCAATACGACAAGTTGCACCTGGTCCCGTTCGGGGAGTACCTGCCCCTGCGCAGGGCCTGGCCGTTTCTGGAGGAGATCGTGCCGATCGAGGATTTTACGGCCGGCCGGAAACAGACCGTGTTCACGATTCCCGACGGGAAAGGGCAGACCCTGTCGGTGCTGATCTGTTTTGAGGACACGATGGCGCGGCTGGCGCGGGAGTTTGTGAACTCCGGGGCCCGGCTGCTGGTGAACATCACCAATGACGCCTGGTTTCAGGACACCAAGGCCCCGTTCATGCACCTGCAGGCCGCGGTTTTTCGCACGGTGGAGAACCGCAGGGCCCTGGTGCGGGCCTCGAACACGGGCGTGAGCTGTTTCATCAGCAAAACAGGCAAGATCTATAAATATCTGGAATCCAACGGGAAGAAGACATTTGTGGACGGCGTGACCGTGGCGGACGTCGGATTTTCAGGAGGAAAGACATTTTATACAAAATCCGGAGATGTTTTTACATATTTCTGTTTTGGAGTTATACTATGGGGTATCATCACCGGAGAACTGAGACGGAAGAAACCGGGTCCCGGAATTAACCGCTAA
- the secA gene encoding preprotein translocase subunit SecA codes for MLHFFIGKFFVKSAQAAVNRLDPKPVIFFHPELPIPSVQMIKRMAKTVARINTMEPETQKLTDEGLRLKTDEFRKRYQDGMKEPFEELRRIEDDLKNAPPDADRQDQENRLSQARKDLKKARRRVLDGILPEAFAVAREAGLRFLNMRHFDVQLVGGMSLHEGNISEMSTGEGKTLVATLAAYLNALADEGVHVVTVNDYLARRDRDWMGPLYEALGLTVGVIQHDMDAQERRAAYGSDITYGTNNEFGFDYLRDNMVGYKEEMVQRGHHFAIVDEVDSILIDEARTPLIISGPAEESTDKYYRANEAAIKLKGRRITEREEIEAKYKNVDLTTGYDYLADEKNKSVSLTEPGEEKTAKLFGVANLHDMDTIEYRHHILQALKAKEFFKADVDYVVRDGEVIIVDEFTGRLMPGRRWSDGLHQAVEAKEGIKIERENQTLATITFQNYFRMYEKLSGMTGTAYTEANEFKEIYNLDCVVIPTNRPLKRINHTDCIYKTRREKFEAVVMEIEACHKHGQPALVGTISIEKSELLSSMLKKKGIPHQVLNAKYHELEAQIVAQAGRFKGVTIATNMAGRGTDILLGGNAEFLARSLAETQLKEVEDAEQRQATVKKFLEQFREQVKKEHDQVVEAGGLHVIGTERHESRRIDNQLRGRSGRQGDPGSSRFYVSLEDDLMRLFGSERIMGMMERLGMEEGQVIEHPWVSKSLEVAQKRVETHNFEIRKQLLEYDNVMNKQREAIYGLRRAVLVSGDVKDRVLRAIEDEAFAAVSQHIFSDDKPEEWDIEGLEAALKTRFNLDISAHREAMRTSMTRPEIEDLVMKGMLGRYEAKEQEIPPEHLRRLERIILLNNIDAKWKEHLYAMDQLKEGVGLRAYGQRDPLIEYKREGYKMFQEMYESVNQEVVETLFKIQAVARDQERPRNVFASMPWKFVHKDYTSLGSSAPAPSAGPQMPDMSPKPVASPQPIHKSGPKVGRNDPCPCGSGKKYKKCCGA; via the coding sequence GTGCTGCATTTTTTTATCGGAAAATTTTTTGTGAAAAGCGCCCAGGCCGCCGTCAACCGGCTGGACCCGAAACCGGTCATTTTTTTCCATCCCGAGCTCCCTATCCCGTCGGTCCAGATGATCAAGCGCATGGCCAAGACGGTGGCGCGGATCAACACCATGGAGCCCGAGACGCAGAAATTGACGGACGAGGGCCTGCGCTTGAAGACGGACGAGTTCCGGAAGCGGTACCAGGACGGGATGAAAGAGCCCTTCGAGGAGCTCCGCCGGATCGAGGACGATCTGAAGAACGCCCCGCCGGACGCGGACCGGCAGGACCAGGAGAACCGCCTGTCCCAGGCCCGGAAGGACCTGAAAAAGGCCCGGAGGCGGGTCCTGGACGGCATTCTGCCCGAGGCCTTCGCGGTCGCGCGCGAGGCCGGCCTGAGATTTTTGAACATGAGGCACTTCGACGTCCAGCTCGTCGGCGGGATGTCGCTCCATGAAGGCAACATTTCGGAAATGTCCACCGGCGAAGGGAAGACGCTCGTAGCCACGCTGGCCGCGTATCTGAACGCCCTGGCCGACGAGGGCGTGCACGTGGTCACGGTGAACGATTACCTGGCCAGGCGCGACCGCGACTGGATGGGGCCGCTGTATGAAGCGCTGGGGCTGACCGTGGGCGTGATCCAGCACGACATGGACGCGCAGGAGCGGCGGGCCGCCTACGGCAGTGACATCACTTACGGGACGAACAATGAGTTCGGTTTCGATTATCTGCGCGACAACATGGTCGGATACAAGGAGGAGATGGTCCAGCGCGGGCACCATTTCGCGATCGTGGACGAGGTGGACAGCATCCTGATCGACGAGGCGCGCACGCCCCTGATCATCTCCGGCCCGGCCGAGGAGTCCACGGACAAATATTACCGCGCCAACGAGGCCGCCATCAAGCTCAAGGGCCGCCGCATCACCGAGCGCGAGGAGATCGAGGCCAAATACAAGAACGTGGATCTGACGACGGGGTACGATTACCTGGCGGACGAGAAGAACAAGTCCGTGTCCCTGACCGAGCCGGGCGAGGAGAAGACGGCGAAGCTCTTCGGGGTCGCGAACCTGCACGACATGGACACGATCGAGTACCGCCACCACATCCTGCAGGCGCTGAAGGCCAAGGAGTTTTTCAAGGCCGACGTGGATTACGTGGTGCGCGACGGCGAGGTCATCATCGTGGACGAGTTCACCGGACGGCTGATGCCCGGCCGCAGGTGGTCCGACGGGCTCCACCAGGCCGTCGAGGCCAAAGAGGGCATCAAGATCGAGCGCGAGAACCAGACCCTGGCCACGATCACGTTCCAGAATTATTTCCGCATGTATGAAAAGCTCTCCGGCATGACCGGGACCGCCTACACCGAGGCCAACGAGTTCAAGGAGATCTACAACCTGGACTGCGTGGTCATCCCCACCAACCGCCCCCTGAAGCGCATCAACCACACGGACTGCATTTACAAGACGCGGCGCGAGAAGTTCGAGGCGGTGGTCATGGAGATCGAGGCCTGCCACAAGCACGGCCAGCCGGCGCTGGTCGGCACCATCTCGATCGAAAAGTCCGAGCTGTTGTCGTCCATGCTCAAGAAGAAGGGCATCCCGCACCAGGTCCTGAACGCCAAATATCACGAGCTGGAAGCCCAGATCGTGGCCCAGGCCGGGCGGTTCAAGGGCGTGACGATCGCGACCAACATGGCCGGCCGCGGGACCGACATCCTTCTGGGCGGCAACGCGGAGTTCCTGGCCCGGAGCCTGGCCGAGACCCAGCTCAAGGAGGTGGAGGACGCCGAGCAGAGGCAGGCCACCGTCAAGAAATTTCTCGAGCAGTTCCGCGAGCAGGTCAAGAAGGAGCACGACCAGGTGGTGGAGGCCGGCGGCCTGCACGTCATCGGCACGGAGCGCCATGAGTCCCGGCGCATCGACAACCAGCTGCGCGGCCGTTCCGGGCGCCAGGGCGACCCCGGCTCGTCGAGATTTTACGTCTCTCTGGAGGACGATCTCATGCGGCTCTTCGGGTCCGAGAGGATCATGGGGATGATGGAACGCCTCGGCATGGAAGAAGGCCAGGTCATCGAGCACCCCTGGGTGAGCAAGAGCCTGGAGGTGGCGCAGAAACGCGTCGAGACCCACAACTTCGAGATCCGCAAGCAGCTTTTGGAATACGACAACGTGATGAACAAACAGCGCGAGGCGATCTACGGCCTGCGCCGCGCGGTCCTGGTGAGCGGCGACGTCAAAGACCGGGTCCTCCGCGCCATCGAGGACGAGGCCTTTGCCGCGGTCAGCCAGCACATTTTTTCAGACGACAAGCCCGAGGAGTGGGACATCGAGGGCCTGGAGGCCGCGCTCAAGACGCGGTTCAACCTGGACATCTCCGCCCACCGCGAGGCCATGCGCACCAGCATGACCCGTCCGGAGATCGAGGACCTGGTGATGAAGGGCATGCTCGGACGCTACGAGGCCAAGGAGCAGGAGATCCCGCCGGAGCATCTGCGCCGGCTGGAGCGGATCATCCTGTTGAACAATATCGACGCGAAATGGAAGGAACATCTTTACGCCATGGACCAGCTCAAGGAAGGCGTGGGCCTGCGGGCGTACGGCCAGCGCGATCCGCTGATCGAATACAAGCGCGAGGGGTACAAGATGTTCCAGGAGATGTATGAGTCCGTGAACCAGGAAGTGGTGGAGACCCTGTTCAAGATCCAGGCCGTGGCCCGCGACCAGGAGCGGCCCCGCAATGTGTTCGCGTCCATGCCGTGGAAGTTCGTGCATAAGGATTACACAAGTCTCGGCAGTTCGGCCCCCGCGCCGTCCGCCGGGCCGCAGATGCCGGACATGTCCCCGAAGCCGGTCGCTTCGCCCCAGCCCATCCACAAGAGCGGCCCCAAGGTCGGGCGCAATGACCCCTGTCCCTGCGGGAGCGGCAAAAAGTACAAGAAGTGCTGCGGCGCCTGA